Proteins from a genomic interval of Mus caroli unplaced genomic scaffold, CAROLI_EIJ_v1.1 scaffold_19258_1, whole genome shotgun sequence:
- the LOC110287778 gene encoding LOW QUALITY PROTEIN: ubiquitin carboxyl-terminal hydrolase 17-like protein B (The sequence of the model RefSeq protein was modified relative to this genomic sequence to represent the inferred CDS: inserted 2 bases in 1 codon; substituted 1 base at 1 genomic stop codon) — translation MVVALSFPEADPSLSPPSAPELHQDEAQVVEELAANVKHSLSWESPQGPGCGLQNTGNSCYLNAALQCLTHTPPLADYMLSQEHTQICCFPEGCKMCAMEAHVTQSLLHTHSGDVMKPSQILTSPFHKRKQEDAHEFLMFTLETMHESCLQVHRQSEPTSEDSSPIHDIFGGWWRSQIKCHHCQGTSDSYDPFLDIPLDISSAQSVKQALQDTEKAEELCGENSYYCGSCRQKMPASKTLKVYSAPKVLLLVLKRFSGSMGKKLDRKVSYPEFLDLKPYLSQPTEGPLPYALYAVLVHEGATCHSGHYFCCVKAGHGKWYKMDDTKVTSCDVTSVLNENAYVLFYVQQNDLKKDSIDMQEGRIHEVLNAEYQLKKSREKKHNKSPDTEDAGKPFENREKRSSQETSLGEGKVLQEQDHQKAGQKXENTKLMPQEQNHQKPGQNLRNTEGELDRPADAIVIYQPICTANXGRDAPDKENQPLHNADRLLTSQDSVNTGQLCRLERRRRSKKGNKNKQGQKLLLVR, via the exons ATGGTGgttgctctctccttcccagaaG CAGATCCATCCCTGTCACCTCCTAGTGCCCCAGAGCTGCATCAGGATGAAGCTCAGGTGGTAGAGGAGCTGGCTGCCAATGTCAAGCACAGTCTGAGTTGGGAGAGCCCCCAAGGACCGGGATGCGGGCTCCAGAACACAGGCAACAGCTGCTACCTGAATGCAGCCCTGCAGTGCttgacacacacaccacctctagCTGACTACATGCTGTCCCAAGAGCACACTCAGATATGTTGTTTCCCAGAAGGCTGTAAGATGTGTGCTATGGAAGCCCATGTGACCCAGAGTCTCCTGCACACCCACTCAGGGGATGTCATGAAGCCCTCCCAGATTTTGACCTCTCCCTTCCACAAGCGCAAGCAGGAAGATGCCCATGAGTTTCTCATGTTCACCTTGGAAACCATGCATGAATCCTGCCTTCAAGTGCACAGACAATCAGAACCCACCTCTGAGGACAGCTCACCCATTCATGATATATTTGGAGGCTGGTGGAGATCTCAGATCAAGTGTCACCACTGCCAGGGCACCTCAGATTCTTATGATCCCTTCCTGGACATCCCCCTGGATATCAGCTCGGCTCAGAGTGTGAAGCAAGCCTTGCAGGatacagagaaggcagaagagctATGTGGGGAGAATTCCTACTACTGTGGTAGCTGTAGACAGAAGATGCCAGCTTCTAAGACCCTAAAGGTTTATAGTGCCCCAAAGGTACTCCTGCTAGTGTTAAAGCGCTTTTCGGGCTCCATGGGTAAAAAGTTGGACAGAAAAGTAAGCTACCCGGAGTTCCTTGACCTGAAGCCATACCTGTCCCAGCCTACTGAAGGACCTTTGCCTTATGCCCTCTATGCCGTCCTAGTCCATGAAGGTGCAACTTGTCACAGTGGACATTATTTCTGTTGTGTCAAAGCTGGCCATGGGAAGTGGTACAAGATGGATGATACTAAGGTCACCAGCTGCGATGTGACTTCTGTCCTGAATGAGAATGCCTATGTGCTCTTCTATGTGCAGCAGAATGACCTCAAAAAGGATAGTATCGACATGCAAGAGGGCAGAATACATGAGGTTCTCAACGCCGAATACCAGCTGAAGAAATCACgggaaaaaaaacataataaaagcccTGACACAGAAGATGCAGGAAAGCCCTTCGAAAACAGGGAGAAGAGATCATCCCAAGAAACCTCCTTAGGGGAGGGGAAAGTTCTTCAGGAACAGGACCACCAGAAAGCTGGGCAGAA CGAGAATACCAAACTCATGCCTCAGGAACAGAACCACCAGAAACCTGGGCAGAACCTCAGGAATACTGAAGGTGAACTTGATCGGCCCGCTGACGCAATTGTGATTTACCAACCTATATGCACTGCAAACTGAGGCAGGGATGCTCCAGACAAAGAGAATCAACCCTTGCACAATGCTGACAGGCTCCTCACCTCTCAGGACTCTGTGAACACTGGGCAGCTTTGTAGACTGGAAAGGAGACGAAGATCGAAGAAGGGGAACAAGAACAAGCAAGGGCAGAAGCTTCTGCTTGTTCGCTag